ACAAAGATAAATATCTTCTGATTGTATGtcataaaatagagaaaacaaaattttaaattataagactGACAATTCTCATGGTCACTTAATTAGCGGGGAAAAGGTATTGGACACTATTAAAACAACACTAGATAGGTCACTTGATGATCTTATTTTTAGAAAGATGATTAAGAGTAActcaaatttgatttaaaaaactattatagagggggtatatggaaactcattttttctgtaaatctaaaacatcgctataaaataaagtctattaatttaaaaagacacacaaaacaaAGGAACAGAACTATTTACACATGTTATAATAGTTATCAGTTATTCTAAGAAAGCTTAAACCCCTCCGGTTGGCTGCACAGAAGCTAATAAGTGGTTTTCAGGCTTCACCAAACTTCTCAGGTATGTGGGCTTAGACAGCTGTGGCATCCCAGTTAATTATCTGCAGGTTTTAAATTGATCTCGCGGTTTTCCCAGCCTTCATTTCCGGACCTTATGGGGCATGGAGGCCACCAAGCCAGGGCGAGCCAGGGCGAGCCAGTGCTCTCCAAGTATCTGTGCAGAAATCTCAAAGGAGAACAGACCTGAATGCACTGGCACAAGCAGGCCTAGTCCCTAGAGTTTCCACCTTTGTCACTACTTTGGCAGCCTCATCACCTCACCAAGGCCAATGCTTGCAGAGTCAGACTTCCAGAATtactccccaccctcctcccaaaaAGGTAGTGATTAACAGATCTTAAATTTCTTACAATCCAGAGAATTACAGAAGGAAATTTAATGTTTCCCAGGATTCAGGCTTAAAGTGATAAATCCAGCTGTGTTCTCTACACCCCACTGCATTATTCACAACGAATACTGTGAATATGGATCTACATGTTATCCCGATTTCTCACGTTGTAAGTGTGaaataacaaatagaaaaacacTATAAAATGCACAATACAGATGTAAGGTATCACTATCAGATTTGTAATCACTTTCCCTAAGTGCCATAGTTATTCTGCTGACAACTGGCACCTCTCACGATGATGACATTTGCAgttcattcaatttttttctcatttgttatgACCTGAAAATTCTGTCCTGCCTCTTacactgattttcaaatatctaAAACTGTCACCACCATTTGACAAAGCATTTGCCTCATCAGAGATAAATAATCCTGGCATAATTTACACATGTGAAGGTGataaacaagaccaaacaaataCTGTCTAAGCATCTGAACTCAGCCCAGTGCTCCCAAATACATGTTCAATACAGTGaccaaatgtaaataaatgaatatatctatatctgaatgaatgaatgagtgaatgaatgaataagtaaattccTTGCTATTCAATTAacagagaacaaagaaagaaagaacctttTAGTCTCCATGCTGCTGAGAGGTTGTGAGACACACTCTTTCATTCACTGTTAGTGAGTATATAAATTGagcaatatttttgaaaaaaataaaacaataaaaattaattttcaaaaatgtttaagctcttttggttttgttttttttgttgttgttgttgttgttgaatgagtgaatttatTGCATGTTTCCTTATATAAGCACCACTTAGCAACATCATAAGCGAATTCAGTAAGCTTTACAGAATTTGTAGACATTCTCACCATTGGGCCATTTTTTTGTGCTGACCCTTTCTAACACCAAGGGTTttaacaataaaatggaaaacatcttTAGGGGGTTAATTAATGAAACCTTGGTAAACATCTTTTTTAGTGATTAACCTTAATAAAAGACAATCTCAAGTACTTGAGAAATGTATGGATAACATGTACGTACTCTTGAgtaatttcctcaaatatttattagtcAAGTTTCTCACAGGAGCTGGACGATGGTCCGTTCAAGTCTGGAGTATCTATGCTGCTAAATTAAAATCTTCATGCTTTGGCTATCCAGTGCAAAGGTGACAAGACTGACATTGTTTTGGAGGTTAAGAAATTGAATGTAATTTCCTCTGAGGGGACAAAAGATCTCTTCTCCTTAGGAGACAACTTTTAGACTTATTCAAAGCTGAAACAAAACTCAGCTGACTAGTTTTGTAAAATGTAGTATTACAGAAATTGCTTTAGTctggaaaaaatgtaaacatagttTATTACCAGTTTGTACcttcaccatagaaaagccttcAAATCATTCTTGTGGAATGTCTGATTTTCAGTGGCATTGTCAGATGGTTGAGTAGTgagtctgaagagacaaagctGGGGCCAGTATACGGAAGGCTGAACTTTATCAGGTATTCAACAGGATCTGCTGAAAACATTTcagcagaaaaatgaaagacGGTTCTTGTGGCAGTGATGTGAGGAATGGCCTAAAGTTGGGGAAGATGAGGTAGCGGATGTGAGGTAATAAAGTCTTTTACTAGAGTGATGGCTAcgaatatatttaagaaatgaatGCAACTAATATTCAAACAATTAACAAGAAGACCCAGTAAGAGGCTAGATATAAAGAATGGAGAATCCCTGACTAGAATGGGAGAAAGCAGCAACCCCTGAGTAAAAGCTTACTATAAGAGACAAAGCCAAAAGTAGAACTCTGATCTCCTGATTCCCCATCCAATTCTCTTTCCACTGTAGCTGTTGACTGATTTGGAATGTTAAAGCTGGTCTGAAAGACCACAAGCTTCAGTAGGCAATCTGATATGGCATAACAAAAACTCAGTTAAATtacttttgaggatttttttttcttaaaccatgGTTATAATTCTAGCTTTTGTGCTAACTAGCTTtaatcttgggcaaatcatttgcCTTTGACACCTCTTCTGtttttatatgaatttatttcttttgttaatatTGCACAGACGTTTTTCTTGTCTCCCAcaataaataatttctttgagGGCAGTAATATGGACTATAGGTGGATCTTCTACCATTGATTGTTTATCATACCTAAGAAGTGGCTCTGTGAAATGGTgtcaaattaatgaatataaatagTTGAGAACATCTTGTTAGAAACAACACGAAAtgttaataaaaacacaaacagggcttccctggtggcgcagtggttgagagtccgcctgctgatgcaggggacacgggttcatgccccggtctgggaagatcccacatgtcgcggagcggctgggcccgtgagccatgtccgctgagcctgtgcgtccggagcctgtgctccgcaacaggagaggccacagcagtgagaggcccgcgtaccgcaaaaaaaaaaaaaaccccaaaaccccacaCAAACAGAACCTGATCTGTTCACATTAATTTAGGCTAGTGGGGAAGCTTCCCTACCTTTTATTAGGCCTCTGACTACTTAAAAAGAGTTTCTAGCATTCATAAGTACCTGATAGCCACTGCCATGTTATACTTTATTAGGAGAAGAAAATGTCCCATTTCACAGGAGAACCATTTCCCCACACTCTTCTTCATCCTTCCTCCCAAAGATTTCATGTGGCAGCAACGAAGGGCAAGGGGCACCCTGAAAACGACCTTTCCATTTTTAAGTTAACACAAAGAATGGCTTGGTTTGGCTTCTGTGACTTTCACTGGAGAAAAATGTTGTACACTATATACGTAAGTTTCCTCAGCTTCTTGTGATTGATAGAAAACGCCAGTATTCAGTCCTTACTCCTGTGCAAACTACTTTAGGGCACTTACAGGCAGGCAGGCGGCCCACAGAGGAAGGCTTTTGGATTCGCAGAACTCTCCCTATACAGCACTCAGCGTCAGTATAACCTGAAAGTTCTTGCCCCAGGAACTCTGGCCAGCACACCCTTTTCTGGGGCTTCTTAGGTTATTGGCTCCAGCATAGGTGGGTAGGAGAGCTAAATcagcagaagaaaagcaaaaactgaggAAGGAAGACAGGAGAGGTCATAAGAACAAGGGAGCAGAGTCTGTGACTAATAAACACTGAGATGGCTTTTTTATGTGATTTGTAAAATGTCTTTAGAGGCAATTCcaaaagaaaagtttcaaaaatagTCTAAGTAATACCAGCATCACTACAATAAGTGCATGGCCCCCCAAGGGTACCATTTTAAAGGATAATCATTTGATTCTATGAGttatatgattgttttaaaaaatattagagtttattttaaaattcaatataaaaagCACTGCTTAAGTGATGGCTGTGACCCACAAATATAAGGAAATTTGTAGGATGTGTGGGTGGGATGGAAACGCTATTAATTTTATAGTCTAAGGACTAAATTCAGCGCTATGTACTTCTGCACTGGCCACCATTAAAAACTGAGGCTGCTAGACATTTGATGAGGAAACAAGATTTTAAGAAAAGTGCAAATGAACGGCATGTGTAATTTCAAAGCAAGCCTGCCTTACAGAATATATGGGTGTTTGGGTGAAGCAGAGTGAATAGCCCGTCTCAATTTTAATATACAGAGGCAACACAGTATGAGAGTAACAGAAGTTTTTGTAGCTCAACAGACCTAGTTTACATCCTGGCTTCACCCTTTTGTAGTTGAATAACCCTCTGCAAATCATTTAGCTTCTCTGAGGCCCAGtgtccttacctgtaaaatgtcTAGTGAAGGGCCTGGCAAACAGAAAATACACCATAAATAACAGTTCCTCTGTaagggtgggtttttttttttcaaactaagGGTCAAAAGCCTTTGGTAGATTATGAAATCAATTTAGTAGGTTACAactagcatattttaaaaactgaaacaataaaaaacatcAGAGTGCACTGCACATAATGGTAAGTATTGTTCCATAATGAATATGCTGAGTTTTgatataaatgcatttttttactGTGGATTACAACCAAAAAGTTTCAAAGTCTCTGTTCTACAGAGAAATTCTcagattattatattaaaaagGCTTTAGGAGTGCTGCCTTTATCCAAATGGTACTCTGTAAATTTTAAGAACTTAATCAAAGTGTTCCTTACCTTCTAACTTGTTGCAGTAAAAATAAGACATGAATCATAGAGAAGATAAATTTAATCAGCTACTGTAGGGCATTAAATTCAATTTTAAGATTGGTTTCTGTGTTATACTGACTAATTTATACTTCTAAACACTTTATAGTTTATACGTATATCATTTATAGTTGATTAAACACATCTAGAAATTTCTACAAAAAGTTGACTATTAGCTTCTATTATGGGAAAATTAGATAcgatttctaaataatttttaaaaaattttaaaacttttaaaaaggattGCAACTTGCCTAAGCATGAAGACTGCTAGAGTAATATTCCCATCCTGATGAGTAGTAAAACTCAAAGGCCTCTATGAGCACATACAGTGATGTCCCACACTGGCTCAGTAAAAAGGAGAGCTCCCAAAACAAACTGTGAGGGTCAATAACAGGCCTCTTTTCTCCTTCAGGTCTTGATGTAGAACCAGACTGACAGTAGAATGAGTCCCTAGTGCTGTTAAGATGGTGAGCTAGGCAATTTTAGGTTGGCAGGATAGGAATTTTAGGTTGGCTGAAGGGTAGAATACTAGAAATTACAGGATTCAATGATACAGCTGAATCTTGATATAACTGTatcttaaatttataattttagctgACCAGGCCAGATTGGCTATTATTAGAACCTATGCAACTGAAGTTTAGGAATCTTGTTTTAAATTAGCGCCCTGGGCAATTCTGATCCTCATTCTGGTTTGAACGCCCTGTGTTAAAGGGACAGCAAGgatccaaaaatataaaaagatggaGTTCAAAAGTATTTATCCCAACCTTACAGGTATCCAATGTCAAATACTGGATCAGACTCTGACACTCAAAGTACTTCCTTCTTGGTATTATATTAAAGATATGAGTCAGCAGGTAGAAATACTTGATGTTTTCCAGTTATTTAAGAATAAGAAATGGTATGTTGCTTCATTGGAATTCACTGGTGAGAAGCAAAAAGTATGAATGAGAAAGGTCTCTTTAGATTAGACATAGAAGTAAAAGGTAGCAATCAATAAAAGTTATTAAGAGTAAACtcagcaagagagaagtgataAATCATTCAACAGCTTGATGAATCCATTTGGCTCCTGAGCAGAGATCTCATACCTTTTGTGGTGTAGGTGCCCTTTCCTCCGTcctcagaaaagaataaagattaaGGCAAAAGGTGGTTCCTTCCTATTTCAAATGAGTTGAGAGTACAGGGTAAGTCAGCCTATAATCTTAAgttcttttttcctaaatttaaaacttttctgcTATTTGACATCGACATTGGGTTGGGCTGAGCCATGCTTGCTGTCAACGTCAAGCGTTGAGATTAGCACCACAAATCCTCCACCAGGACTGAGTCTTGGCATCAGGCTTTGTCCATCATCAACCTTGAATGTGAGAAAAGGCAAGCATGAATACCATTCTTGGGAAGAAACAGCAGCTGTGCAAGGTGAAAGAAATCACAGGAGACAGCAAAGCCTGGGGAAAAGGATGGTAGTAACAGAAGTGAGGTAGAAAGCTAGTCCTTAGCTCCTCCAACTGTCAGCTGAAGAACTTAGGGTCAAACACTCCCTGCACGGCAAGTACATGAGTCCCCTGAAATTGTAAGGTGCCCCAAGAAATGACCTGGCGTTCCCCTCTTGCTTATTTTTTAGCTCAAACTCTGACAATGTTGAAAGTATTTGGAGACTGacacctctctttctctcactttcttttttaccTAGAGGTTACAGTAGAGGATGAACAGAGATGGCAGCcaataccaaaaaaaaccaaaacaacaacaacaacaaacaaacaaaaaaaccaaaacagattaTGAGAAAAGTCTGCATTACACATGGGTAGAATTCACCCCATAAGTCAAAGAACTTTTCAAAATTACaagggagggaaggcagaaggGACTAGATATTTGAGGTGTTAAGAGGCaggctgttaaagtcccccactattattgcgttactgtcgatttcctcttttatagctgttagcagctgccttgtgtattgaggtgctcctatgttgggtgcatatatatttataattgtatcttcttcttggattgatcccttgatcattatgtagtgtccttccttgtctcttgtaacattctttactttaaagtctattttatctgatatgagtattgctactccagctttcttttgatttccatttgcatggaatatctttttccatcccctcactttcagtctctatgtgtccctaggtctgaagtgggtctcttgtagacagcatatatatgggtcttgtttttgtatccattcagcaagcctgtgtcttttggttggagctacaaaaaaataaataaaataaaattcaaaaattaaaaaaagagactaACAGAGCAAGCTTAGTGACTGGCCTTATAAGTCTACCACTTGAGACTCTGTGTTCTTTATTTATAGAGAGGCAGAAAAAAGAGTTCAGAGAAGAGGTCAGGGTCACAACTTAAGatatctgaaagagaagtcaggcctttctttccattttcttacaCTATTTGTTTCCTTCACTTGAAACTATTGTTAGACCAAATTGCAATAGGGTTCACCAAATGGACTCCATTATGCAATTCAATTGTGCCCCTTGCTGGCTCCTGATTTCCCTATTTGATACAAGAAGCTAGTGAACTTCCATTCTTTTCTCTGCTAAAATGCCTAAAAAATCTATATTTAGGAGATAGAAAAGCATATTTACAATATGCTTAGCCTTGGAGTCTCCATGTCAGAGTTATGGAAGAAACTATTCTGAAAACTGCCCTTCCGTAACCCAACATGTTCACACGTCACAAGTCCTTATCAAAGTTATGGGTTGGGTTTTCACATTTCCAGGTAAAAAGTCTGCTCCCTGGCAGTCCTTAAACTTTACGTGACAAACACTGTACACCCTCAGTCCAGGCTTCTCACTATCTAACATCCCCGTTAACACCCCagcaaacaacaaaatatatgcaCTTATCACAGTTCGATCCCACTTGAGCATCGACGGCCACTATTTTGATATAACCATGTTCATGTTCCAAAAGCTGATGAGTGTCCAACAGCAGCAAAGGATAGACATGTTGGCACCAATAATACTGAAGTTTGGTTTTTAACTGCATTTTTTGTCAGTTTGGCTGGGAAGATCTGGACAGCTGGAAGTGAGCTTCTGCATcacttcctgtttctttctttgtaacaatTTTCCACCTGTGAagcccaccaccccaccaccaagCGCAGCTGCAATTCCTGCCACTCTGAAGCCTGCAAGGAGGCCAGTCGGGCCCCCACCATTCCTCCGATGAGAGCACCTGCCACAGGCAGAGCTGCCAGCTTGTATTTTGCAGCCTTCCCCAAGTTTTTGGTTCCCTCGTCAACACTCACAGCAGCACTGTTGATATGGTCTTCGACGCTGTCAATCTTCTCCTGCTGAGAATTCACTAGGAGAGAGAAATCAGTGACCAGTTGGCTGAGTTCAATTAAGTTCGCTTCTAAGGTTTCCCATGATTCTGCAGCATTTTGATCTCGAGGAATTTCAGGCAACACATATATCTGAGTCATGTTCTGAGGATTAGCTTCATCTTCAGTAGCATGAAATGTTCCACCAACAGCCATGGATCTGGTCAGAGAAGGCTGTAATAAGGTTCCTTCATCATTAAATTGTTTCTTACGTTCTTCTACGGATTCTAGATGGAGTTGAAGAAATTCTGCTGTGGCTGCTGATGCTTCTTCTTTAACAGGATCTATCATTCTTTTCAGAAGTCCTAGGTCATCCCCTTGGACTTTCAAACAAAGCTTCTCCATTTCTCGGATACTGGAGTGGAGTTGCTTCAGCAACTGTACGTCTAGGCTGGTGTGTCAATGCAACTGTACGTCCTGCATTGATGTGCTCTTCATGCAACTTGTCCCAGATTCTGCGCCTCTGATACTTCTCAATATTTAGCTGGTGCTTTCTTAACCTCTCCAGGTCTGTTGGGATTACCATCTTAGTAAATTTCTGAAGAGCTGGTTCAAGACGGCgtaatttcactttttcttcatcttcagaCATCCTAAAAAAAACGCTGTGTCTCTTCTACTTGCAACAACTACCTCCTCCACTCATGTAGAATAACCCGATGTCCTGCTTCCTGCGGGGCGACCCTCCTGCGCGCGCGGGGCTGGCACCCAGCCCACATTGCGGCCAGGGCCTTACGCCCCCGAGGCGGCCTCTCGCGATCCTGTTTAAGCtctttgacccagaaatcccatttcCTGGAATCTACGCTAAAACATAATCAGCACTGCAGCCGCAAAACTATTCAGATATTTGTTGCagtgtaatttataaaattacaATCACCTTAAATGTTCAACAGTGTGAGCAGGTTAAACAAATCTCTGTATACCCAGATGATGACATTATTCTGccattaaaaattgttaaaattcaGATGCCAGCCATGAAGAAGAAATGGGTACTGCCTGGCCCTCTGGCAATAAACAACTAGAAACTGGACAAAGGGTTTTCTACTGAAGCCACTTTCTAGGCTGGTGTGTCAATGTCTTACGAAGTTAAATGTGCACACGTCCATTGGCCAAGCAATTTCActccttaagaaataaaaacatatgtccagaaagacttttatagaatgttcactgcagctttatttacaatagacaaaaCTGTAGCAACTAGTAGACTAAAAAGTTCTGGAGAGCTAATGCACAATATCGTGATCATAGTCAACAATACTGGATTATAAACGTCAGAGTTGGAATTATTTTCaatacagaggaagaaatgataattatgtgatgtgataaaggtgttagctaacactgctgtagtaatcatattgcaatatataaaccTATCAAACCAACGTGTTTTGTACCTCAAACCTACACAACGTTATATTCAATTATAtctaaatagatgaataaaacagaataaaataaaataggcactGACAGAAGAAATTATAATAACCCAAACACCCTAAcaagaggatggataaacaaagtgtggtatattCACGGAGTGAAATATTGCTCAGAAATAAAGGAACGAACCACTAAAAGCAACAATGGGGGAATCTCGCAGACATAATgccaagagaaagaagacagacacaagaAAGACAGGTcatgtgattgcatttatatgacGCTATATAACAGGCAAAGCCAATCTAAGtgaaaaaatattcagaacaGTGGTTCCTCTGGCCAGCAGGTGTCGGGGAGGGGAGCTGGTGAACGGAACGGGATGGACACAGGGGAACATTCtgggtgatggaaatgctctacATCTTGATGGCGGTGAGGCTTATACATGTGACTGTATTTGTCAAAGTGCACCCAACTATACCCTTAAGATGTGTGCACATCACTGCatgtaaattgtatctcaatagaaagaaaaaatgaaagacaactgTTATGATCACACTGGATGAACTATTTTGGCTCCACAAACAGGCCTTTTCTATGATGCTCTCTCCCAGGTACCTTTCCTCCACCTGGTCCTACATTCGGGTCGTTTCTCTGATGCTCTGAGCTGCCCTTCCTATATGTGCCCCATACCTGCTCAGCTCCCCTGACCCCCATATCAGCCAGCAGAAGTGATCGGCTTACCTGCCTCTTTCCCCAGCTAGCCCAGAAGCCCCTGAGGACCACAGTCAGCCTTAAGCAACAACTGAAGTACAGTGATGATACCAACATTTATATGGAACCTACTGTTTGTTGAATACTTTCCCTGGATGTCGCTACTGTCTTGTTCATGAAGGAATCCTGAGACCCCTGCCATCAATAAGCAGACGTTACGAATTATTAAATATAGACAATGCGCTCAGATATGCTGGAACGGATCAGAAGATAATTCCTGGGTGTTAGGATCACAAGGGAGTTTTTTTAACAATTCTTTTCTTATGTTAAAAAATTTCTGCTTCTGTATCATAATAAAGGAAGTTCTATATAGAGAAAAGTTCCACTGAAGACATAAGAAGCACATGAGTTATTCTGAGGTATAGCAGAGGTATTCAGGAGctactttgtttttttactttgttacagctttctttttaaagatcaaGATGTTAGATGTTCCAATTTGAATACACTGCTAagtaaaaagcagaaagaaaaaaaaaaaagcaaacactaGAATGGATTCCAAAacgtatttttcaaagaaaaattttttcagaaactaaaacatctttttttttttagctttactATAACAGGAAGAAATAATTCCAGAACAGACCTCCCTTTCTTTccataaatatacaaaaagcttTATTTTGAAGCCAAAACAGTTGGAGATATGAAAAGTATATTTTGACAGAGTCCTGCAAAACTCTCTTCGCTCATTTCCCAGAACCCTCCCAAGGCTGATCTAAGAAGCCCTGCAGAGCAAGCAACACTGTAACAGTATGGCCAACACTCTGCcattcaaaacagaaaagaaaaaagggggaaggtTTGGTAAACTAAGTTGTGCTAACTGGAAAAATGGTTATGCTTGACTGTTTGGCAGACCACCGTTCATGACAGACAAAGgataaagcttaaaaataaatcttgccAGGAAAGGAAGCTCCACATATGGcctcaattattttcatgtaTTCAGCTCACTAGTCACTAACATTGAACAATTTAAGGTACAATATCTGTATTGCCACTTGGTCCTATAGCTCTTTACATCACCTGAAGATAAAGGTATAGCCCCTAAAAGGTAAGCTATGGGAGACCAGCAGAGAGAAGCTTCTTTTCAGAAGTGTGAGGAGGCAGTGGGGGGTTCAGATGTGTCTCAAAGTCTTTACCCCACGTCCTGTGGCAGGGTGGGGTTGCCTCATGTTTTCTCCACTTGAATCTTTGCCCACTTCAGAGACTGGAAGGTCCAAAGAGCACAGAGGAAGATGCTGTGTGACACTGAGGCCAGGTCTTAAAGGGATGCaacttctgcctctttctctggaACACCTGTGCTGGAGCCCTGAACTGCCCTATTCGCAATGCTGCCTTagggctgccatgctgtgaggaagcccctAGCCCACAAGGAGAGTCCACACAGACAAGCCCAGAGACCACATGAAGGGAGAGCCTTGGCCAGCCCTCAGCTGccccagcaccccctcccccagcaactCCATCCCAAGGACTGCAGCCTGAGATACAACCACTCACAGTCAAGCCCTTCCTGAAACCTTGACccccagaaacaaacccagaaaGATATAAGATGAATGTTGCTTTAAGCCATAAAGTTTGGCAGTGGTCTCTTACAAAGCAGTAGATAATTGGAAAAGCGGCTGTGtaggagaaaacaaaatgagataacaaaaatgtgaaaacaaaagacagacaTATCTCTGAGACAAGCAGCTTCATGGAGAATAGGAcggaaaagataaaaatgaaggagaagaaTTTCGTGTGGCTTACTTCCAAATAGTAATGAAGGGCTTGATTTCTTCCAATCTATTCATTTTGCCaaacaaattcaagaaaaatttgaaatactgGTTGAGCCCAGTATGAAgtaatataaaattgaaataaaatcattttgaattaataCAAGTACACAGTCATGGTCATTTCTACCAGGGTTTCCAGGGACAATTTCTGCCTGAACTCTTTTAACAAACACCCAAGACTCATTTGTAATGAGAAGCTCCAATTTACATGCAACTCTTGTTCTAAAAGTCTTTCAAGATTTTCTGCCTTAAGAATGTGAAATTTGCCTGTTCTTTTTTTAGTTACCGTGCCAATGTGCTTAGCAAACACTTTACATATGGACGATACAATAATAAACCTCAATCCAGCTCTGGCcaatttttcagaaattttggggggaaaaaaaacaacagcagacGTCCAGATTAATGAGGTTTTATAAAACCCAGCGAACAAACAGCTCTTGTCTAAAGGTTTGCATAAAACAAAGGCCCTTCTGTGATTATGTGCCCACAACAAAGTGTTACTTCCTAATTAAACCTACACAGAGTATAGAGCACTGCTTCAAAAAAGCAGCCTTTATTTTCAATGCCATAGGAAACGTTTCCTTTTTTACGAAACACACTTTGTCTTCTAAAGGGACATTACACATTTTTACTCACAAATCTGACCACTCCCAGCGAACATTTTGCCCAggtttaaacattttgaaaggaGATTACTAAACACTGattcattttcctgcttcttggcCAAAAATCACATGTTAGACAGCACCCAGATTTACCATAAGAGAAGCGTTGATACTCTGCCCCATTCCCAGGGGAGAGGACCCCATTGAGTGACAAAGAAAACAGGGGTTTAGGAAGAACCCAGACACTCCCAAATCAGAAGGAAATTGTCAGAACTCCTGCCAGCCTCCCCAGGAAATCGTATTAGAAAGAGAAACAATGATGGGAGACCGGGAACAAATGAGGTGGGACTGTGTGGGTGGTGTGGAAGGAACCAGAAGTCGCTGTGTCCAGCCCCAGTTGCAGCAGGTACAGCCATGTGACACTGGGCAAGCCAGTGGACCACTCTGCACTGCCACT
This genomic interval from Phocoena phocoena chromosome 13, mPhoPho1.1, whole genome shotgun sequence contains the following:
- the LOC136133198 gene encoding LOW QUALITY PROTEIN: syntaxin-17-like (The sequence of the model RefSeq protein was modified relative to this genomic sequence to represent the inferred CDS: inserted 1 base in 1 codon) yields the protein MSEDEEKVKLRRLEPALQKFTKMVIPTDLERLRKHQLNIEKYQRRRIWDKLHEEHINAGRTLLKQLHSSIREMEKLCLKVQGDDLGLLKRMIDPVKEEASAATAEFLQLHLESVEERKKQFNDEGTLLQPSLTRSMAVGGTFHATEDEANPQNMTQIYVLPEIPRDQNAAESWETLEANLIELSQLVTDFSLLVNSQQEKIDSVEDHINSAAVSVDEGTKNLGKAAKYKLAALPVAGALIGGMXGGPTGLLAGFRVAGIAAALGGGVVGFTGGKLLQRKKQEVMQKLTSSCPDLPSQTDKKCS